GTTGATATCACTGTATGCTCTACCATCGTATTGGCTTGACGGATTGCACTATAGATTGCTTTCGCATTGGATGATCCATGCGCTTTAATTACAGGTGCTTGTAACCCAAACAAACCTGCACCGCCATACTCTGTATAGTCCATTTTATTTTTTAAGTCACGTAAATTATTTTTCATTAACATTGCTGAAATTTTCGTTTTGGTAGAAGACATAAATGCCTCTTTTAGCATTGTAAACAACGCACCCGCTGTTCCTTCTATTGACTTCAGCACCATATTGCCTGTAAATCCATCTGTCACAACGACGTCTGCTACCCCATCAAGTAAATCACGCGCCTCAACGTTGCCGATAAAATTCAAGTCCGCTTCTTTTAATAAGGCAAAAGCAGCTTTCGTTAAATCATTGCCTTTTTTATCTTCAGTTCCGATATTTAAAAGACCAATACGTGGCTTTTGTAAACCGCCTACCTTTTTGGCGTATATATCACCCATAATCGCATATTGCAGTAAATGTTCTGGTCGGGCATCTGCATTCGCTCCTAAATCGAGCATTAAAAATCCTTTGCCATCAAGTGTCGGTAATGTCGTAGCTAATGCAGGTCGAGCAATACCTTCAATACGCCCTACCTTAAACAAACCACCTGCCATTAATGCACCTGTATTTCCCGCCGAAAGACAGGCATCTGCCTTCCCTTCTTCCACTGCATCCATCATGCGTGCCATCGATGAATCTTTTTTACGTCGTACAGCACGTGCAGGGTCATCTGTGCCCTCGACCACTTCTTCACAATGAATAACCGTTAAGCGGTCATGCATTTTCAAATAAGGGTCAAGCTTTTCTTGCTGTCCATATAACTGAATTTCCAAATTTGGAATTTGTTCTAATGCTAATAATGCACCTTCCACTACTGACTTTGGTGCATTGTCGCCACCCATTCCATCAAGTGCTAATTTCATTCTTGTTCACCTTTACCTTTCGTGCGGTACATATCGAATTCACCAACCAAAACTGTTTCACCATTTACAGTAGATACAATTTCTACTTTTGTACGATGGCGTTCATCATCTCTTCCAACAACGACCGCCTTAGTAATAACACGATTTCCGGCTTTTACAGGTTTCACAAATGTAATATTGGAGTGCACTGTTAATGCAAGCTCATCATCAATTACCGCTACAGCTAATGAGTTTGCTTGTGCAAATAAATGATGTCCACGAGCAATGCCATTGCGCTGAAAAACGTGCTCATCTTTTACGTCAAAAATTGATAATGCACGATTGTCTAATTCTATATCAATAATTTCACCGATTACTTCGTCAATCGGTAACGATTTCACTTCATTTTCATAAGTTTTCGAAGCCACATCTTTAATTCGTTCACGCAATTCGGGAATTGCTAATTCCATACGATCCAATCGAATGGTTTGAACACTTACCTGAAATTCCGACGCGAGTTGTTCATCTGTGACGAATGGATTTTCCGCAATCGTTTCAGATAATAATCGCTGTCGCTCTTTTTTCGTTCGTCTCAACGTCATTCGCCACCTTTTGAGTTGTTATTAGCACTTGGTACTAATATCAGTATATAGAGTATAAAAAAAGAATGCAAGACTTGTTTTCAAAAACAAGCTCTCACATTCCTTATTACACAACGCTACATTAATCAAATCGTTCGCCTTGAAGGACGCCAGACTGTTGTAGCATTTCACGCAAATATCGATACATCTCATCATGCCAAAATGCATCTGTATCAATCATTTCTGTTGCATCTTTTCGTGCCGTCTCCAGGGTTCTATAATCATGTACTAAATCGGCTACTTTAAAATCAGGCAAGCCGCTTTGCTTACGGCCGAAAAAGTCTCCTGGTCCACGAAGCTCTAAATCTTTTTCAGCTAGTCGGAAACCATCATTTGTTTCGGTCATAGACTGCATTCGCTCTTTACCCTCATCCGATTTTGGATCAGCAATTAATATACAATAGGATTGATGCTCACCACGTCCTACACGACCGCGGAGCTGATGTAGCTGCGCTAAGCCAAAACGTTCCGCATCGTAGACTACCATAAACGTTGCATTGGGCACATTTACGCCGACTTCAACAACAGTCGTAGATACTAAGACGTGAATATCACCCTCGCTAAAGCCTCGCATTATCGCATCTTTTTCATCTGCTGGTAAGCGACCATGCATTAACCCAACTTTAAAGCGTCCAGTAAAATACGATGCGAGTTGCTCATAAATCTCTACGGCATTTTGAACATCCAGTTTATCCGACTCTTCAATCAAAGGACAAATGGCATATGCTTGTCTACCTGCTGTCAGCTCTAACTCTAGTTTAGCTAACACGGAACCCAATTGTTCTTTTTTCATCCAATGGGTTTCAATTTCTTTACGCCCTGCCGGCATTTCATCAATTAACGAGACGTCCATTTCACCAAACGCTGTAATCGCCAGTGTTCGTGGGATAGGCGTAGCCGTCATAAAGAGCACATCAGGGTTTTCTCCTTTATCACGTAAAATTCTACGTTGCTCCACACCAAAGCGATGCTGTTCGTCCGTTATAACAAAGCCCAGTCTCTTGAAGAGAACATCAGGTTGGATCAGAGCGTGGGTGCCTATAACAATATCAATTTCTCCATCAGCCAGTGCGGCTAATAGTAGACGGCGCTCCTTCGTTTTCGTTGAGCCTGATAATAACGCGACACGTACACCAAATGGCTCAAACCAAGCAACTAAGTTTTCAGCATGTTGCTCTGCTAATATTTCCGTCGGTGCCATTAGCGCCCCTTGAAATCCAGCTGTCACAGCAGCATATAAGCAAATAGCTGCCACAACTGTTTTTCCCGACCCAACATCGCCTTGTAGCAAACGATTCATGCGATGCGGTGCTTTTAAATCTTTACATATTTCATTGACAACACGCTTTTGAGCACCTGTTAACTCGTACGGCAATGAAGCAATAAATGCCCGTAGTTTTTGCAAGTCGAACTGTATAATCGTACCGTGTTCAGTATCCTTACGTATTTTACGTAATGCTTGAATACGGAGCTGAAAGTTTAATAACTCTTCATAAGCAAAGCGTCTTCTAGCTTGTTTCGCATGCTCAGCATTTTGTGGAAAATGAATACCTTCCAACCCATCGCGTATTGACACTAATTTATAGGCATCCTGCAAATGCTGTGGAATCGCATCTGGTAATACCGCACCAAAGTCATCTAACACCTGTCGCATATATTTACGAAACCGTTTTTGTGGAATTAAACCTCTCAAGCTATAGACAGGTTCAAAGTCTACTTGGTCGATTTTCGGTCCAAAAGTGACAGTGGTGCCATTAATAACTTGTCTACCTCTATCCCATTTGCCCGTCACTGTCACAATAGTACCTGGTATAAGCTTTTGCTTTAAATAGTTTTGATTGAAAAATACGACTTTTACTAAATGGCGCCCCGCAAGCACGGTTACTTGCAAGCGAGATTTGTTGCGTCCTAAAAACAACACAGTCGGCTCACGTTCTACTTTACATTCAACGGTAACTCGCTCATTATGTGGTGTTTGCGCTAAATCCTTTAAACGGAAATCCTCATGCCGATGTGGAAAGGTCCATAAAATATCGTTTACCGTCTCGATACCCAATGTTTCTAAGTGTGCTGCGGTTTCTTTCCCGACTCCTTTTAATTCGGAGACAGGACTGCTTAATTCAGTCACCTGTCACAACAGCTCTTGAGATTTGTTGTGTCACAAATCTCAAGAACCTACCTCCCTTCTATGTCAATTGTTTTATTGTTATTCGTAGATACATCCGTTCTCATTTTAACTGTATCATAAATCTTTTCTTTCGTGTCGACACAGTAACTTTCAAATTGCACTTATTCGGGCGCTATCGCCACGAAAATCACTTCTATTGGCACGAAACCTTCAGGTCCCCGCTGTAGCGGATTACAACGACATAACAAAAAAGCGTTAGATTGATTGCAGTCAATCTAACGCTTTTACAATCTACTCTATTGTGATTCTTGCTTTTAGTATGCTTTGTAAATCGCCATTATTAAGAATCGCATTGCTAATTGCTTTGCCTGTTGGCGTCGCCGCTAGTCCACCACGCGCTGTTTCTTTCAAGTTCGGGCTCATTGACTGACCGATGCGATACATCGCTCCAATGACTTCATCACATGGGATACGACTCGTAACACCTGCTAAAGCCATATCTGCTGCTACAAGCGAATTCGCTGCCCCCATTGCATTACGTTTAACACAAGGCACTTCGACTAAACCCGCTACTGGATCACAAACGAGACCTAGCATATTTTTCAGCGTAATAGCAAATGCTTCTGCACATTGTTGAGGTGTCCCTCCTGCCATTTCCACTATTGCCGCCGCCGCCATACCGGCTGCCGAACCAACTTCAGCCTGACAGCCGCCTGCAGCACCCGAGATAGAAGCATTGTTTGCTACCACAAAACCAAAGGCGCCCGAAGTAAATAAATAGCGAATCATTTGCTCACGCGTTGGGTTTAGCTTATTTTTTACTGCAAATAAAGTGCCTGGCACTACTCCCGCAGAACCGGCTGTAGGTGTTGCACAAATTGTGCCCATGGCAGCATTTACTTCATTCGTAGCAACTGCTTTACTGACCGCATCCAATAATAAATCTCCAGAAAGCGATTTGCCTTGTGCAATATAATTTTGAAGTAGGACAGCATCACCACCAGTTAAACCTGTAACAGACTTTACTCCTTGTAAGCCTCGTTCAACCGCTTCTTCCATCACTGTTAAGTTTTGATCCATTTGTTGCATAATTTCTTCGCGTGTTCGACCACTTATTAGTATTTCTTGTTCAATCATTAGCTCAGAAATTTGCTTTTCTTCACGCTCTGCTCGTTCTACAAGCTCACGGACATTATGAAATAATACATCCATTTTGGGACACCCCCTTAGTTATTAATTTTCGATACTTTTGTAATATGTGGTATTAATGAAATTTGTTGAAGTACTTTGTCCTCAATATTTTGATCGATCTCAATCACCATTAAAGCCGTTAAGCCACGTTCGATACGTGAAACTTCCATATGGCCAATATTGACATTATGCATTGCTAAGCAATTTGCCACATTGGCAATACAGCCCGCGCGGTCATCATGTACAACAAGAATAGCAGGCATGCCACCCGTTAAGCGAAGCTTGAAGCCATTGACCTCGCTTACTTCAATTTTTCCCCCGCCAATTGAAATACCGACAATTGACATTTCGCCATCATCGTCACCAAATACCAATCTCGCTGTATTCGGATGCTCTGTATTAGCTGTTTCAGGAATAAATTCATATTGCATGCCAGCTTTTTCTGCATGCTCAAAAGCCGTTTTAATTCGCTCATCAAATGTATCAAAATCTAATAAACCACCAATTATTGCTACATCTGTCCCATGCCCTCTGTATGTTTCTGCAAACGAACCATATAGGTGGATTTTCACCCATTTCGGCTGTCTGCCAAATAAATCTCTTGCAACACGGCCAATACGCGCTGCACCTGCTGTATGAGAAGAAGATGGACCAATCATAACAGGTCCAATAATATCAAAAACCGATGTAAATTTCATACAAGCACCCCTCTATTCTATTCATATAATAATTTTACTTTTACTTATATCATGCTTGATAGTTACTATAAAAGTAAAGCACTACTTTATCAACTTTCAGAAAATTAAAACGACTATAATTTCTTAATCATTTATATTATTTCTTTATTGTACTCCCTACAAATACAAGCACTCTAAAGAGCTAATATTCCAGCATTTACAAGTTAACTGTCCTTTGAAGAAATACACAAAACAATCTATTTTGCTTATTTCTTCTTGTATTCAACGCTGGCATTCCTTTTACCATAAACAAAAGCAGTACACAACTTGTGCACTGCTTCGTCTACTCGTTCACTCTGCAACCTAATATTATTCTACCGAAATAATATATGGATATAATCCTTGTTTACCATTAAATAACTCCACTTCGACATCTGGATAGTTTTCTTCGATAAATTGGATTAATTCAGAGGCTTTTTCTTCAGACGTATCTTCGCCATAAATAATTGTTACGATTTCCGTATTTGCATCTACTAAATCTGTAATAACTTTCTCAGCAGCGTCTTTTAACGCTGGTGTAGAGAGCACAATTTTCCCTTCAGCAAGCGCCATAAAATCGTCTTTATGAATTTCTACGCCATCAATCGACGTATCACGCACTGCATAAGTGACTTGCCCTGTTTTTACATGAGCAAATGCTTCTGTCATCGCTTTTTGGTTTGTTTCAACTGTCGCTTCTGGATTAAATGAAAGAATGGCTGCCATCCCTTGAGGAATTGTTTTTGTTGCCACAACTGCAGCTTCAATACCCAATAACTCTACAGCTTGCTCAGCTGCCATTACTATATTTTTGTTGTTTGGTAAAATAAGTACTTTTTCAGCACCAATTTCCTGTACAGCTTTCACAATATCTTCAGTTGAAGGGTTCATCGTTTGTCCGCCCTCAATCACATAAGAAGCACCAATCGAGCGTAGTAATTCAGCCACACCTTCTCCCATTGCAATCGTAACAATCGCATAAGGATGCTTTTCAGCTTTTTTCGCTGGAGCTGGTGCAGATGCTTTGTGATCCTCGCCAACGATAGCGGAATGTTGCTCACGCATATTATCAACTTTGATTTTAATAAGACTACCATATTTTTGCCCCATCGCTAAAACAGCGCCCGGTTGCTCAGAATGAATATGCACTTTCGCAATTTCTTCATCTGAAATAACAAGCAACGAGTCACCTAATGGGTTTAATTCATTACGGAATTGTTCCTCACTGAATGGCTCTTTATCCTCTTCAAAACGAACCATAATTTCCGTACAATAGCCAAATTCAATATCTGCAGTATTCATAAAGTCTTGGGCTCTATGATGTTCGGCATTAATTAAATCATCTAATGTTGCATCATTTTTCTTTGGAAGTGGCTCGCCTTTTAAAGAGGCTAAAAAACCTTCGTAGACAAATAGTAATCCTTGACCACCACTATCCACGACGCCTACTTCTTTTAACACCGGTAACAGGTCTGGTGTGCGCTCTAGTGAAGCCTTTGCTTCCGCCGTAAATGCTTCCATAACAGCAATGATATCGTTTTCACTTTCAGCAACTTCTACACCTTTTTTAGCCGCTTCTCGTGCAACAGTTAAGATTGTTCCCTCAACTGGTTTCATTACTGCTTTATAAGCTGTATCGACACCAGCTTGGAAGGCACCAGCAAATGCTTTTGCATTAATTGTTGCTTCTTTTTCTACAAATTTACCGAAACCTCGGAATAGTTGCGATAAGATTACACCTGAATTCCCACGTGCACCCATAAGCAATCCTTTTGATAACGCTTGTGCCGTTTTCCCAATATGTTCTGACGCTTGAAGTTCGGTTTCCTTAGCACCAGATGTCATCGATAAGTTCATGTTTGTCCCTGTATCCCCATCTGGTACTGGGAATACATTTAAAGAATCTACATAATTTGCATTTTGGAATAGGTGATGAGCACCCATTTGCACCATTTCAGCAAATTTTAATCCGTCTAAAGACTGCATTCGAATTTGTTCCTCCTCTTACTCATTCGCTACACGAACGCCCTGCACAAAGATATTGACAGATTTAACGCTCATACCTAATGTTTTATCCACTGTATATTTCACTTTCGACTGTACTTGATAAGCAACTTCCGAAATTTTAGTCCCGTAACTAACAATAATATACATATCAATATGTAAATCTTCTTCTTGTTGTCGAATTACAACACCTTTTGCAAAGTTCTCTTTACGTAAAATATCAGTTAGACCATCACGAATTTGATGTTTAGATGCCATGCCAACAATACCGTAGCATTCTATAGCAGCGCCACCAGCAATTTGTGCAAGTACATCTGTTGAAATATCAATTTGGCCGAATTCATTATTTAATTCAATTGACATAGAAATGCCCCCTTGGCTCTTTTTGACTAAATTATATTGTACCACTTCGGGTATACATTAAGCAACCTAAGTTGCCTTGAAAGCGCTTTGTGTCAACGTTTTTAGCGTTCCATCCCTACCCAATTAGCTTGCAACATTTATGGTTCTCTGTTCTGAACGACCTATTAAACAGCATTTCCTTAAATGTTACGGTCGAAACATTGTCATTAAATATCTATGTATTGGTAGACAAAAAAGCTGATGTTTAAATACATCAGCTTTTTTGTGGGATTCTGCTAACACCTAAGATGCTCTCTTTACTACTGGTGTTTCAGTTGTTTCGCGGGTATTCACTTTCTTTTCACGGGTATTTCACTACTCCGCGGATATTCACTTTCTTTTCGCGGGTATTTCACTACCCCGCGGGTATTCGCTTTCTTTTCGCGGGTATCTCTCTTTACTCCGCGGGTATTCACTTTCTTTTCGCGGGTATCTCTCTTTACTCCGCGGGTATTCACTTTCTTTTCGTGGGTATTTCACTACTCCGCGGATATTCACTTTCTTTTCGCGGGTATTTCACTCTACTCCGCGGGTATTCGCTTTCTTTTCGCGGGTATTTCACTACTCCGCGGGTATTC
This genomic interval from Lysinibacillus sphaericus contains the following:
- the plsX gene encoding phosphate acyltransferase PlsX → MKLALDGMGGDNAPKSVVEGALLALEQIPNLEIQLYGQQEKLDPYLKMHDRLTVIHCEEVVEGTDDPARAVRRKKDSSMARMMDAVEEGKADACLSAGNTGALMAGGLFKVGRIEGIARPALATTLPTLDGKGFLMLDLGANADARPEHLLQYAIMGDIYAKKVGGLQKPRIGLLNIGTEDKKGNDLTKAAFALLKEADLNFIGNVEARDLLDGVADVVVTDGFTGNMVLKSIEGTAGALFTMLKEAFMSSTKTKISAMLMKNNLRDLKNKMDYTEYGGAGLFGLQAPVIKAHGSSNAKAIYSAIRQANTMVEHTVISTITDTVRHLEID
- the fapR gene encoding transcription factor FapR; translated protein: MRRTKKERQRLLSETIAENPFVTDEQLASEFQVSVQTIRLDRMELAIPELRERIKDVASKTYENEVKSLPIDEVIGEIIDIELDNRALSIFDVKDEHVFQRNGIARGHHLFAQANSLAVAVIDDELALTVHSNITFVKPVKAGNRVITKAVVVGRDDERHRTKVEIVSTVNGETVLVGEFDMYRTKGKGEQE
- the recG gene encoding ATP-dependent DNA helicase RecG, which translates into the protein MTELSSPVSELKGVGKETAAHLETLGIETVNDILWTFPHRHEDFRLKDLAQTPHNERVTVECKVEREPTVLFLGRNKSRLQVTVLAGRHLVKVVFFNQNYLKQKLIPGTIVTVTGKWDRGRQVINGTTVTFGPKIDQVDFEPVYSLRGLIPQKRFRKYMRQVLDDFGAVLPDAIPQHLQDAYKLVSIRDGLEGIHFPQNAEHAKQARRRFAYEELLNFQLRIQALRKIRKDTEHGTIIQFDLQKLRAFIASLPYELTGAQKRVVNEICKDLKAPHRMNRLLQGDVGSGKTVVAAICLYAAVTAGFQGALMAPTEILAEQHAENLVAWFEPFGVRVALLSGSTKTKERRLLLAALADGEIDIVIGTHALIQPDVLFKRLGFVITDEQHRFGVEQRRILRDKGENPDVLFMTATPIPRTLAITAFGEMDVSLIDEMPAGRKEIETHWMKKEQLGSVLAKLELELTAGRQAYAICPLIEESDKLDVQNAVEIYEQLASYFTGRFKVGLMHGRLPADEKDAIMRGFSEGDIHVLVSTTVVEVGVNVPNATFMVVYDAERFGLAQLHQLRGRVGRGEHQSYCILIADPKSDEGKERMQSMTETNDGFRLAEKDLELRGPGDFFGRKQSGLPDFKVADLVHDYRTLETARKDATEMIDTDAFWHDEMYRYLREMLQQSGVLQGERFD
- the sdaAA gene encoding L-serine ammonia-lyase, iron-sulfur-dependent, subunit alpha, which gives rise to MDVLFHNVRELVERAEREEKQISELMIEQEILISGRTREEIMQQMDQNLTVMEEAVERGLQGVKSVTGLTGGDAVLLQNYIAQGKSLSGDLLLDAVSKAVATNEVNAAMGTICATPTAGSAGVVPGTLFAVKNKLNPTREQMIRYLFTSGAFGFVVANNASISGAAGGCQAEVGSAAGMAAAAIVEMAGGTPQQCAEAFAITLKNMLGLVCDPVAGLVEVPCVKRNAMGAANSLVAADMALAGVTSRIPCDEVIGAMYRIGQSMSPNLKETARGGLAATPTGKAISNAILNNGDLQSILKARITIE
- the sdaAB gene encoding L-serine ammonia-lyase, iron-sulfur-dependent subunit beta, with the protein product MKFTSVFDIIGPVMIGPSSSHTAGAARIGRVARDLFGRQPKWVKIHLYGSFAETYRGHGTDVAIIGGLLDFDTFDERIKTAFEHAEKAGMQYEFIPETANTEHPNTARLVFGDDDGEMSIVGISIGGGKIEVSEVNGFKLRLTGGMPAILVVHDDRAGCIANVANCLAMHNVNIGHMEVSRIERGLTALMVIEIDQNIEDKVLQQISLIPHITKVSKINN
- a CDS encoding DAK2 domain-containing protein; this encodes MQSLDGLKFAEMVQMGAHHLFQNANYVDSLNVFPVPDGDTGTNMNLSMTSGAKETELQASEHIGKTAQALSKGLLMGARGNSGVILSQLFRGFGKFVEKEATINAKAFAGAFQAGVDTAYKAVMKPVEGTILTVAREAAKKGVEVAESENDIIAVMEAFTAEAKASLERTPDLLPVLKEVGVVDSGGQGLLFVYEGFLASLKGEPLPKKNDATLDDLINAEHHRAQDFMNTADIEFGYCTEIMVRFEEDKEPFSEEQFRNELNPLGDSLLVISDEEIAKVHIHSEQPGAVLAMGQKYGSLIKIKVDNMREQHSAIVGEDHKASAPAPAKKAEKHPYAIVTIAMGEGVAELLRSIGASYVIEGGQTMNPSTEDIVKAVQEIGAEKVLILPNNKNIVMAAEQAVELLGIEAAVVATKTIPQGMAAILSFNPEATVETNQKAMTEAFAHVKTGQVTYAVRDTSIDGVEIHKDDFMALAEGKIVLSTPALKDAAEKVITDLVDANTEIVTIIYGEDTSEEKASELIQFIEENYPDVEVELFNGKQGLYPYIISVE
- a CDS encoding Asp23/Gls24 family envelope stress response protein, whose product is MSIELNNEFGQIDISTDVLAQIAGGAAIECYGIVGMASKHQIRDGLTDILRKENFAKGVVIRQQEEDLHIDMYIIVSYGTKISEVAYQVQSKVKYTVDKTLGMSVKSVNIFVQGVRVANE